One Sodalinema gerasimenkoae IPPAS B-353 DNA segment encodes these proteins:
- the fni gene encoding type 2 isopentenyl-diphosphate Delta-isomerase codes for MTVNAAESEHTQSRKADHLRICLEDDVDFRETRTGLERYRFRHCCLPELDLAEIDLKTSFLGKSLQSPLLISSMTGGTEQAKRINQRLAEVAQAQGLAMGVGSQRVAVENPDLSHTFDVRSQAPDVLLFANLGAVQLNYGYGVDQCQRAIAMLEADALILHINPLQEAVQSDGDQNFKGLLDKIKRLCYLIPIPVIAKEVGNGISGEMARRLIEVGVQAIDVAGAGGTSWANVEGKRAQDLRQRRLGALFSDWGIPTADCLVQVRSQAPEIPLIASGGLRNGLDIAKTLALGADLAGLASPFLKAAADSPKTLNQLVDLLNSELATVLFCTGNRNIKELKGSNSLDTLE; via the coding sequence ATGACTGTGAATGCTGCTGAGTCTGAACATACCCAAAGCCGTAAAGCGGATCACCTTCGGATTTGTCTGGAGGATGATGTGGACTTTCGGGAGACTCGTACTGGGTTAGAACGCTATCGCTTCCGGCATTGCTGTCTACCCGAACTGGATTTGGCGGAAATTGACTTAAAGACCTCCTTTTTAGGGAAATCTCTCCAGTCTCCCCTGCTGATTTCCTCGATGACTGGAGGAACGGAACAGGCTAAACGGATTAACCAACGCTTGGCAGAAGTCGCCCAGGCCCAAGGGTTGGCGATGGGGGTGGGATCGCAACGGGTGGCGGTGGAAAATCCTGATCTCAGTCATACCTTTGATGTGCGATCGCAGGCCCCGGATGTTCTCCTGTTTGCCAATCTCGGGGCGGTACAGTTGAACTATGGCTATGGAGTGGATCAATGTCAGCGGGCGATCGCCATGCTCGAAGCTGATGCCCTGATTCTGCATATTAACCCCCTTCAGGAGGCGGTTCAAAGTGATGGGGATCAGAATTTCAAAGGATTGCTTGACAAAATAAAGAGGCTGTGCTACTTGATTCCCATTCCGGTCATTGCCAAAGAAGTGGGCAATGGCATTTCTGGGGAGATGGCACGACGCTTGATTGAGGTGGGGGTTCAGGCCATTGACGTGGCCGGTGCGGGGGGGACGTCTTGGGCCAACGTGGAAGGGAAACGGGCCCAGGATCTCCGTCAGCGTCGTTTGGGGGCGTTGTTTTCCGATTGGGGCATTCCCACAGCGGACTGTCTGGTGCAGGTGCGATCGCAGGCTCCCGAGATTCCCCTAATTGCCTCGGGGGGCTTACGCAACGGTTTAGATATCGCGAAAACCCTAGCCCTGGGAGCTGACTTGGCCGGCTTAGCTAGCCCCTTTCTCAAAGCTGCTGCCGACTCTCCCAAGACCTTGAATCAACTGGTGGACTTACTCAACAGCGAACTGGCCACGGTCTTATTTTGCACCGGCAACCGCAACATCAAGGAATTAAAAGGCAGCAATAGCTTGGACACCCTAGAATAA